The uncultured Cohaesibacter sp. region ATGCATTTCGGCTTTCGCGACTTTACCCTCGACTTCTCGATCAGCGAGCTCGAATTGATACCCGTAACGCCTTGCGAATAGGGGCAATTAGTCGATGCCACTGTCTTCGTCGGGCTTTTGGGCTGAGTGGACCTCGACGCGATCCTGATCGGGGCGCTCTGACTTCAAGCGTCCTTTGAGGGTCAGCCCGAGTTCGACGATCTTGCCGCCGAATTTCTCGCTGAGCTTGTCCATGGCCTTTTCGGCGCTGGCGCGCTTTCCTGCCTGCAGGTCAACAAGGTCGGGAGGATCGGCAAGGAGATCTGGTTCCAGCTCCGAGAGGCCAATGCCGATCAGGCGAAAGCTCTTTTCCCCGTCGAGTTCCTTGAGCAACAGCTCTTTTCCCATGCCGTAGAGCCGGTCGGCAAGCTGAGTCGGGTCGGCAAGGGAGCGACTGCGGGTGATCGAGCGGAATTGTGGGTTCTTGAGCTTGAGCGTGATCGTCCGCCCCGCGAGGCCCTGTTTCTTGGCGCGTTTGGCGGTGTTCTCGGACAGGCGTCTCAGGATCGGCAGTAAGTCATCGGCGCTCGACAGATCGCGGTTGAAGGTCGTCTCCGAGCTGATGCTCTTGGTCTCCGAATGGGCCGAGACGGTCCTTGAATCCTCCCCCCGCGACAGGCGAGCGAGCCTGAGACCCAGTGAGCCATAGCGTTTGGCAAGTTCCGTCTCATCGGCAGTCTGCAACTGTCCGATGGTGTGATAGCCATCATCGGCGAGTTTTCTCTGCGAGACAGCTCCCACGCCCCAGATAAGCGCAATCGGCTGGTCTTTGAGGAAGGAGAGGGTCTCTTCCTTGCCGATCATCGAAAAGCCGCGTGGCTTGTCGAGATCGGAAGCCACTTTGGCCAGAAACTTGTTGTGACTGAGGCCGACAGAGACCGAAATGCCGATCTCCTGCTCCATTTTCTGGGCAAACCGGACAAGCGTCAGGGCGGGATAGGCATGGTGCAGCTTTTCAGTGCCGGTGAGGTCGAGAAAGGCCTCGTCGATGGAGAGCGGCTCGACCAATGGGGTCAGGGCCTGCATGGCCTCCCTGATCTCCCGACCGACCCGACTGTATTTCGCCATGTCAGGGCGAATGATAGCGGCGTCGGGGCAGAGTTTTTTGGCTTGAAACATCGGCATAGCGGATTTCACGCCACGAATGCGGGCGATGTAGCAGGCCGTGGCAACAACACCGCGCTGGGCTCCGCCGATGATCACCGGCTTGTCGCGAAGCTCCGGATTGTCGCGCTTCTCCACCGAGGCATAGAAGGAATCACAGTCGATGTGGGCGATCGAGAGAGTTTTGAGCTCAGCATGGCGAATGAGGCGCGGAGAGTGGCAATGGGGGCAACGCCTCGGCGTTCCCTGACCGTCATGCAGGCAATCCCGACACAGAAAGTGATGCATGTGAGTCATGGCACCGTCCACAAGGTGATTCGCTTCAATCGCAGGGTCTTTGAAGCGCGGTCCTTTCGTTCTCTAGAATGAGCCCGTGGTTGCCATGCTCATGGGATCAAGGCGGGCTTTTGCGGTCACCACGGCTTCCGGCGCGATGGCATTGTTGCTGGCAAAAGCCAGAACGAGGGCGTCATCGGCGAGCAAAAAGTCGAGGATTGCAGCCAAAAAGGATGGCTCTGCAGCGACTTGGCGCAAATCGGACGGGTCGAGCCCGCTCAGTGCCAGAAACCGGCCCATGAGTTCTGCGTCCGAGGACAGAAACCCGAGGGCCTTGATGGCCAGAGACTCTGCTTCTTCAAAGCTCGGCAGTGAGCGATTTGCAATCATTGGACCTGTTTGCCCTTTTGAAAGGTTTGATCTGTATATAGAATTGTGACGATAATACCGAATCTGACGAAGAAACCCAGATCTATTCTGGTGGGGAGGGATCCGCTGTTCGCAAGGGGATTTCAAGGACGGGGACCATGGGCAAGAAGATACTCATAGTCGAAGATAACGAGTTGAACATGAAGCTGTTCCTCGATCTGCTCGAAGCCTATGGTTACGAGACCATCGGGACCAGAAATGGTCTTGAGGCGCTCGATCTGGCGCGGGAGCATCGTCCCGATCTCATCCTGATGGATATCCAGCTACCGGAAGTCTCGGGCCTTGAAGTCACCAAATGGCTCAAGGAAGACGACGATCTCAGGGCTATTCCCGTAGTCGCCGTGACGGCCTTTGCCATGAAAGGCGATGAAGCGCGGATTCGGCAAGGTGGTTGCGAGGCCTATCTCTCAAAACCGATTTCCGTTGCCAAGTTCATTGAAACTGTGCGCACCTACGCTGGTGATGCCTGAGTTTGCCTGTCCTAAGGATTGCCGATGTCTGCCCGCATTCTTGTCGTAGATGACATTCCTGCCAATGTGAAGCTGCTTGAAGCCCGTTTGATGGCCGAGTATTTCGACGTTCTGTGCGCAAACAGCGGCTCGGAAGCACTGCAGATTCTCGACAATCACATGGTCGATATCGTTCTGCTCGATGTGATGATGCCTGGGATGGACGGCTTTGAGGTCTGCCGCCGCATCAAGGCCAATCCGCAGACCATGCATATTCCCGTGGTGATGGTGACTGCCCTTGATCAGGTCAGCGACCGCGTGGACGGGCTCCGCGCCGGGGCTGACGATTTCCTCACCAAACCAGTCAACGATCTGGCCCTGATCTCGCGGGTCAAGAGCCTCGTCCGCATCAAGATGATGACTGACGAGTTGCGCTCTCGTGCCTCGACCACAGAGCAAATGGGGATTGATGACGGCACCATCCTAGATCAGCTCCAGAGCATGGAAGGCGGCCGGATCCTGCTGGTGGACGACATGCGCTCCAGTGCAGAGCGGATCAGCAAGCAAGTGCGTGGTACGTTTGATCTTTTTGTCGAGAATGACAGCCAGTCCGTTTTGCGGCGCTGCGCCGATGAAGACTTCGACTGCGCGATCGTCAATCTCAACATGAACACTTTTGATGCGCTGAGGCTCTGTGCCCAGATGCGTTCGCTCGAATCCAGCCGCATGCTGCCGATCCTTGCACTCGCCGATGAAAGTGAAGAAGCGCGAATCATGCGGGCTCTCGATCTGGGCGTGAATGATTACATCCGCAAGCCGGTTGACCGGAACGAGTTGCTGGCCCGGATCCAGACACAGGTGCTCCGCAAACGTTATACGGATGCCTTGCGTCATTCCATTCAGCACACGATGGAGCTGGCCATCACGGATGGCCTCACCAAGCTCTACAATCGTCGCTACATGACGACACATCTCAATTCTCTGCTGACCTCCGCCAGGGAGAAGGAAAAGCCGCTTTCCCTCTTGCTGATGGATATCGACTTCTTCAAGTCCGTCAACGATACCTACGGTCACGATGCGGGGGATGAAGTGCTGCAGGAATTCTCCCACCGGATGCGCAAGAATACGCGCGGCATCGATCTGGTCTGTAGATATGGCGGCGAAGAGTTCGTGGTCATCATGCCCGACACCGACCATTCCCTTGCGACGGTCGTTGCCGAACGCATCCGCAAAAAGGTCGCTGAAAAGCCTTTCATCATTCACAAGGGCCGGCAGATGATCGATGTGACTGTCTCGATTGGCCTTGCTGCGACCATCAACGGTTTGGAGAGCCAGGATGCTCTTCTCAAGCTTGCTGATCAGGCCCTCTATAAGGCCAAAAGGGAGGGCCGGAATCGAGTGGTCCTTGCCGAGGATCACGCCGCTTGATCACAAGATAGTTGATAACTTGTGGACATCATTACCTAAATTTGGATCGGACAAATTCGGGTGCGGGCGCGTCTGAAAAAAGAATCACTTGCGATCATAAAGACTGTCCAAAATCAAGATTTGTAATCATTAGTACGTATTCATCCGGCGACAAACAGGTGTTTGAGACCTGTAAAGCTTGCCGGCCTTGTATGAGCGAGACCTTGGAATCGGCTCGGCAAGGCCTGAAATCCATGTAAATTGTTCAGAATCGAGACAGATTAACCTTAACTGTTCATTGCGTTTGATATTTCTTAAAGAATGGTTAAACAATGCGTTGAATTTGTCACTGAGTTTGTTAGGCTAATCTTCAAGTGACAAGTGTGGGGCAGGTCACAAAACTGGTACGCTAGAATTGCGCCAGCTCTTTCTCACACATGATCAACAGTTACCCTACGGACAACCTAGGTCCGCCGCATCTCCTGGGACCGTGGGGCTTGGTCGGTTCAGATACAGCAAGAGTGGCCTCCTCAAAGTGGTCTGTAGCTCTGAACCGGCCATCCTTTCTTCCTTCAAATCGCACATCTATACGCTCGTCTCTACGGCTTTTCGAGCTCGTTTGTGTGCTGTTTCGTACCGGTGACAGCGCTGCCAATCGAATACCAATCGCGGATGCGGTCTCATGCCAATTGGGTGTCCATGAGGCTGGGGAAGTGTGGTTGAACTAGGCACACGAAAAAGCCCGCTTGCCAGATGAGCAAGCGGGCTTTTTTGAAATCAGCTGAAAAGGGGCCTTATTTGATTTTGGCTTCCTTGAACTCAACGTGTTTCTTTGCCACCGGGTCGTATTTCCGCTTGACCATTTTCTCGGTCATGGTGCGGGAATTCTTCTTGGTGACGTAAAAGTAACCCGTATCAGCGGTGCTGACGAGACGGATTTTGATTGTTGTTGCCTTAGCCATTTGACTTTTCCGTCCTTTGGGCTCGCCGCTCAGGGTCTGCATCGCTCCGGTTTCGGAGGCGTTCTCGATCCTGTACCTGTCGAGCCTGAAATATGCTGAGCGGAAAAGGACCGGCTCAGCTGAAAGCTGTTTCGAGCCGCCAAACTACGCAAAGCTGGCTCATTGTCAAGAGTGCGACCCCATTTATCGACTTGAATCTGGCGGACAGCCTTAAAACTAGACTGTTTTCCGCTGCTCAGATCTCGCCGCGGACCATATGTTTGCCCTTCATGTAGAAGAATGGCGTCGGCAGATGGGGTGTGAAGTCCGGGTCTGCCTGAAGCCGCAGGTCGAGTTCGTGCAGAATCTCCTGCGTGATGCGGGGAAGATCGAGCGCATGAGCCGCCTCGATGGTGAGCCAGTGCAGGTCTTCGAGCTCCCCGCTCGGGCCTGTCCCTTCGGGCAGGCGG contains the following coding sequences:
- the rpmG gene encoding 50S ribosomal protein L33, giving the protein MAKATTIKIRLVSTADTGYFYVTKKNSRTMTEKMVKRKYDPVAKKHVEFKEAKIK
- a CDS encoding DUF3572 domain-containing protein, whose protein sequence is MIANRSLPSFEEAESLAIKALGFLSSDAELMGRFLALSGLDPSDLRQVAAEPSFLAAILDFLLADDALVLAFASNNAIAPEAVVTAKARLDPMSMATTGSF
- a CDS encoding PleD family two-component system response regulator translates to MSARILVVDDIPANVKLLEARLMAEYFDVLCANSGSEALQILDNHMVDIVLLDVMMPGMDGFEVCRRIKANPQTMHIPVVMVTALDQVSDRVDGLRAGADDFLTKPVNDLALISRVKSLVRIKMMTDELRSRASTTEQMGIDDGTILDQLQSMEGGRILLVDDMRSSAERISKQVRGTFDLFVENDSQSVLRRCADEDFDCAIVNLNMNTFDALRLCAQMRSLESSRMLPILALADESEEARIMRALDLGVNDYIRKPVDRNELLARIQTQVLRKRYTDALRHSIQHTMELAITDGLTKLYNRRYMTTHLNSLLTSAREKEKPLSLLLMDIDFFKSVNDTYGHDAGDEVLQEFSHRMRKNTRGIDLVCRYGGEEFVVIMPDTDHSLATVVAERIRKKVAEKPFIIHKGRQMIDVTVSIGLAATINGLESQDALLKLADQALYKAKREGRNRVVLAEDHAA
- a CDS encoding DNA polymerase IV encodes the protein MTHMHHFLCRDCLHDGQGTPRRCPHCHSPRLIRHAELKTLSIAHIDCDSFYASVEKRDNPELRDKPVIIGGAQRGVVATACYIARIRGVKSAMPMFQAKKLCPDAAIIRPDMAKYSRVGREIREAMQALTPLVEPLSIDEAFLDLTGTEKLHHAYPALTLVRFAQKMEQEIGISVSVGLSHNKFLAKVASDLDKPRGFSMIGKEETLSFLKDQPIALIWGVGAVSQRKLADDGYHTIGQLQTADETELAKRYGSLGLRLARLSRGEDSRTVSAHSETKSISSETTFNRDLSSADDLLPILRRLSENTAKRAKKQGLAGRTITLKLKNPQFRSITRSRSLADPTQLADRLYGMGKELLLKELDGEKSFRLIGIGLSELEPDLLADPPDLVDLQAGKRASAEKAMDKLSEKFGGKIVELGLTLKGRLKSERPDQDRVEVHSAQKPDEDSGID
- a CDS encoding response regulator; its protein translation is MGKKILIVEDNELNMKLFLDLLEAYGYETIGTRNGLEALDLAREHRPDLILMDIQLPEVSGLEVTKWLKEDDDLRAIPVVAVTAFAMKGDEARIRQGGCEAYLSKPISVAKFIETVRTYAGDA